The Geomonas ferrireducens genome includes a window with the following:
- a CDS encoding type II toxin-antitoxin system YhaV family toxin has translation MVSNESRIRFHAAFEQVLDELINVVAKERERNPQTYMNSPQAKLLARVYRAIKDEIPADPQHASYYQGEAEGHAYRQWRRAKPTKEHRLFFKWDKETNAIIYAWLNSEVSLTKYKSHMDAYRAFRMK, from the coding sequence ATGGTGAGCAACGAGTCGCGCATCCGGTTTCACGCCGCGTTCGAGCAGGTGCTGGATGAGCTGATAAACGTGGTGGCGAAGGAGCGGGAGAGGAACCCGCAAACGTACATGAATTCGCCGCAGGCGAAGCTTCTGGCGCGGGTCTATCGGGCGATCAAGGACGAGATACCGGCGGACCCGCAGCACGCCTCATATTACCAGGGTGAGGCGGAGGGGCATGCCTACCGGCAGTGGCGCAGGGCGAAGCCGACCAAGGAGCACCGGCTCTTCTTCAAGTGGGACAAGGAGACCAACGCGATCATCTACGCGTGGCTGAACAGCGAGGTGAGCCTCACCAAGTACAAGAGCCACATGGATGCGTACCGGGCGTTCAGGATGAAGTAG
- a CDS encoding (Fe-S)-binding protein has product MEQTLFISFLTLSLAAFAVSCYRRLALVAVGASDNRFDRPVARFKEMLIYAVGQKRVVSRPFGVNHGVIFWAFLVLAAANLEFLVSGVVPSLSFDLFPAPFHTALLFLFDVCSLAALVAVSLAAVRRTVNPPFEGARTFEAYLILSMIASLMLAYFGLNGVRIAQGALATSAATPVSNLAAHLLRISPLAAKHDLAGRLFWWIHAVVLLGFMNFLPYSKHMHILTAIPNVFLRTMGKSNTQEREEFSDNGSFGAATVDRLSWKDLLDSFSCTECGRCQQSCPAAATGKALNPREVIHAIKENLLRNGAVMEKLAGDAEAERCVSLIGAKGKDATSEAALWSCTSCGACMEACPVFIEHLPKIVKMRRHLVQMEARFPEELLNLFENMEQRSNPWGMAPSERGKWSSQLELHPFEAGKTEYLLYVGCSGAFDARNKQVSVALTRVLDAAGVSYGVLGREEKCCGDSVRRLGNEYLFDMMARENVQQFREKGVVKIITQCPHCFTTLKNDYRQYGIVLEVMHHSELIRDLIQCGRLNLSQAVDLGKVVFHDSCYLGRHNDVYEAPREVLRESTGAEVVEMERSRENAFCCGAGGGRMWLEEHEGTPINRNRVGEALAQSPAIVCVSCPFCMTMFEDGIKEVAGSTTQVKDIAEVVALAL; this is encoded by the coding sequence ATGGAACAGACTCTATTCATCTCCTTTTTGACTCTTTCCCTTGCCGCTTTCGCGGTGAGCTGTTATCGCCGCCTGGCGCTGGTCGCCGTCGGCGCCAGTGACAACCGCTTCGACCGGCCGGTCGCCCGCTTCAAGGAGATGCTCATCTACGCCGTGGGACAGAAACGAGTGGTGAGCCGCCCCTTCGGCGTGAACCACGGCGTCATCTTCTGGGCCTTCCTGGTTCTCGCTGCGGCCAACTTGGAGTTTCTCGTTTCCGGCGTTGTTCCCTCGCTCTCCTTCGACCTCTTCCCCGCGCCGTTCCATACCGCCCTGCTGTTTCTGTTCGACGTCTGCTCGCTCGCCGCGTTGGTCGCGGTGTCCCTGGCCGCGGTGCGCCGCACCGTGAACCCGCCCTTTGAAGGTGCCAGGACCTTCGAGGCGTACCTTATCCTTTCGATGATCGCGTCCCTGATGCTCGCTTATTTCGGCCTGAACGGCGTGCGCATCGCGCAGGGGGCACTTGCGACGTCCGCGGCAACACCCGTATCCAACCTCGCCGCGCACCTGCTCAGGATCTCGCCCCTGGCCGCCAAGCATGATCTCGCCGGGCGGCTATTCTGGTGGATCCACGCCGTGGTGCTGCTCGGCTTCATGAACTTCCTGCCGTACAGCAAGCACATGCACATACTTACCGCCATACCGAACGTCTTCTTGCGCACCATGGGGAAGAGCAACACCCAGGAGCGCGAGGAGTTCAGCGATAACGGCAGTTTTGGCGCCGCCACCGTGGACCGGCTTTCCTGGAAGGACCTGCTCGACTCCTTCTCCTGCACCGAGTGCGGGCGCTGCCAGCAGTCATGTCCAGCGGCGGCGACCGGCAAGGCGCTGAACCCGCGTGAGGTGATCCATGCCATCAAGGAGAACCTGCTGCGAAACGGCGCCGTTATGGAGAAACTTGCGGGCGATGCAGAAGCCGAGCGCTGCGTCTCGCTCATCGGGGCGAAGGGCAAGGATGCGACGAGCGAAGCCGCCCTCTGGAGTTGCACGTCTTGCGGCGCTTGCATGGAGGCGTGTCCGGTCTTCATCGAGCACCTGCCGAAGATCGTAAAGATGCGGCGTCACCTTGTGCAGATGGAGGCGCGGTTTCCGGAGGAATTGCTCAACCTCTTCGAGAACATGGAGCAGCGTTCGAACCCTTGGGGGATGGCCCCTTCGGAGCGGGGCAAGTGGAGTTCGCAGCTGGAGTTGCACCCGTTCGAAGCGGGAAAGACGGAGTATCTTCTCTATGTCGGTTGCTCAGGGGCCTTCGATGCGCGCAACAAGCAGGTGAGCGTCGCACTCACCCGGGTGCTCGACGCGGCGGGCGTCTCCTACGGAGTGCTTGGTAGGGAGGAAAAATGCTGTGGTGACAGCGTGCGGCGCCTCGGCAACGAATACCTCTTCGACATGATGGCGCGGGAGAACGTCCAGCAGTTCCGGGAAAAGGGGGTCGTGAAGATCATCACCCAATGTCCGCACTGTTTCACCACGCTCAAGAACGACTATCGTCAGTACGGGATTGTGCTGGAGGTGATGCACCACAGCGAGCTGATCAGGGACCTCATACAGTGTGGAAGGCTCAACTTATCGCAGGCCGTCGATCTCGGGAAGGTGGTCTTCCACGACTCATGCTATCTCGGGCGTCACAACGACGTGTACGAGGCGCCGCGTGAGGTGCTGCGGGAAAGCACCGGAGCGGAGGTGGTGGAGATGGAGCGCAGCCGCGAGAACGCCTTCTGCTGCGGCGCAGGTGGCGGTAGAATGTGGCTCGAAGAGCACGAGGGGACGCCGATCAACCGAAACAGGGTTGGGGAAGCGCTGGCGCAAAGCCCGGCTATCGTCTGTGTCAGTTGTCCGTTTTGCATGACCATGTTCGAGGACGGCATCAAGGAAGTCGCAGGAAGCACGACTCAGGTGAAGGACATCGCCGAGGTCGTCGCTCTTGCGCTTTAG
- a CDS encoding DNA/RNA non-specific endonuclease yields MLRTGLFNVILIVFLSAGAAFGDALDDCGEYAAFGVPGHSGDLLCRKGYLLSHDAGRKTPVWVAERMTRERLLAKLKRGNNFRPDVDLPRGSRAELSDYKGSGYDRGHMAPAADMAWDEQAMSESFYLSNMVPQAGEGMNRGIWAELEGKVRAWVQKRGELFIYSGPIYPVTGGKTIGRNRVAVPEALYKVILDPKRHEAIAVIMPNEPLETEDMPKYLVPVREVEKRTGLDFFSVLPREEQDRIETAQPTGLWQ; encoded by the coding sequence ATGCTTCGAACCGGTTTATTCAACGTCATCCTTATCGTTTTTCTGAGTGCCGGCGCTGCCTTTGGCGATGCCCTCGATGACTGCGGCGAGTACGCGGCCTTCGGCGTCCCCGGCCATTCCGGTGATCTACTGTGCCGCAAGGGGTACCTGTTGAGCCATGATGCCGGCAGGAAGACCCCGGTCTGGGTCGCCGAGCGCATGACGCGTGAGCGCTTGCTTGCAAAGCTGAAAAGGGGAAACAACTTCCGGCCCGACGTCGATCTCCCGAGGGGGAGTCGCGCCGAGCTTTCCGATTACAAGGGTTCGGGGTACGACAGGGGGCACATGGCGCCTGCGGCGGATATGGCGTGGGACGAGCAGGCCATGTCCGAGAGTTTCTACCTCTCGAACATGGTGCCCCAGGCGGGTGAGGGGATGAATCGGGGCATCTGGGCTGAGCTGGAAGGGAAGGTGCGCGCGTGGGTCCAAAAGCGCGGCGAGCTTTTCATCTACAGCGGCCCGATCTATCCGGTTACCGGCGGAAAGACCATCGGTCGCAACCGGGTGGCGGTTCCAGAGGCGCTATACAAGGTCATTCTCGATCCGAAGCGGCACGAGGCGATCGCCGTCATCATGCCGAACGAGCCGCTCGAAACGGAGGACATGCCCAAGTATCTGGTCCCGGTGCGCGAGGTCGAGAAACGGACCGGGCTCGACTTCTTCTCGGTCCTGCCGCGTGAGGAGCAGGACCGGATCGAAACGGCGCAACCTACAGGGCTTTGGCAGTAG
- a CDS encoding S10 family peptidase has translation MKPLVLLFALFAASLSVPSFAAAAPDTKQESAARQEPQQHPSAATAVVTKHKVRIDGREIAYEASAGTLPVQNDAGETEAEIFYVSYRVPQAKTAPPRPLLFIFNGGPGAASVWLHLGALGPKRVQMLPDGNMPAPPFKLTENASSWLDLGDLVFVDPVGTGYSRGTKPELTKKFSAVQPDIDSLQRFIRLYLTRNQAWSAPLFLVGESYGTFRCAGLSDLLVEHGIALNGVILISSILNFQTIAFDYGNDLPYQLILPSYTATAFYHKKLAPELMADLDRTLAQAEHWASTDYAQALERGDRLDAEGKKKVATEFARFTGLDPAFVLNRNLRIDNRDFAREILRKEGRMVGFMDSRLNAENPEPAKSAGFDATITTIRPPFTAAINTYLREELGYQSDQEYFTLGGGIGRWDWEAKNSYADTAENLRNAMVKNPYLKVWVASGLFDLATPHYAAEYTMSHLGIGEKLRENVTIRRYRSGHMMYLEAEALAQLKKDAAKFIGSAVKR, from the coding sequence ATGAAACCGCTCGTCCTTCTCTTTGCCCTGTTTGCAGCCTCGCTCTCCGTACCCTCTTTCGCCGCGGCGGCACCCGATACCAAACAGGAGTCCGCAGCCCGCCAGGAGCCGCAACAACATCCCTCCGCCGCAACCGCAGTGGTCACCAAGCACAAGGTGCGCATCGACGGTAGGGAGATCGCCTACGAGGCGAGTGCCGGCACACTCCCGGTGCAAAACGACGCGGGGGAAACCGAAGCGGAGATCTTCTACGTCTCGTACCGCGTCCCGCAGGCGAAAACGGCACCTCCACGCCCACTGCTCTTCATCTTCAACGGCGGCCCCGGCGCCGCGTCGGTGTGGCTGCACCTCGGCGCGCTCGGGCCGAAACGGGTGCAAATGCTTCCCGACGGCAACATGCCGGCCCCTCCATTCAAACTCACCGAAAACGCCTCAAGCTGGCTCGACCTCGGCGATCTCGTCTTCGTGGACCCGGTAGGAACCGGCTACAGCCGCGGCACCAAACCGGAGCTCACCAAGAAGTTCTCCGCGGTACAGCCGGACATCGACTCCCTGCAGCGCTTCATCAGGCTCTACCTGACCCGCAACCAGGCGTGGAGCGCACCGCTCTTCCTGGTCGGGGAAAGCTACGGCACCTTCCGCTGCGCCGGGCTCTCCGACCTGTTGGTCGAGCACGGCATAGCGCTAAACGGCGTCATCCTCATCTCCAGCATTCTGAACTTTCAGACCATCGCTTTCGACTACGGCAACGACCTCCCCTACCAGCTCATCCTCCCGAGCTACACGGCAACCGCCTTTTATCACAAAAAGCTCGCACCTGAGCTTATGGCTGACCTGGACCGGACCCTCGCGCAGGCGGAGCACTGGGCGTCGACGGATTACGCGCAGGCGCTGGAACGAGGCGACCGGCTTGACGCGGAAGGGAAAAAGAAGGTGGCGACGGAGTTCGCCAGGTTTACCGGACTGGATCCGGCATTCGTACTGAACCGAAACCTGCGTATCGACAACAGGGATTTCGCGCGGGAAATTTTGCGCAAAGAGGGACGGATGGTCGGGTTCATGGACAGCAGGCTCAACGCCGAGAACCCCGAACCGGCGAAATCTGCCGGTTTCGATGCGACGATCACCACGATCCGCCCACCCTTCACCGCGGCGATCAATACGTACCTGCGCGAGGAACTCGGCTACCAGTCGGATCAGGAGTATTTCACCCTGGGGGGCGGTATCGGGCGGTGGGATTGGGAGGCGAAGAACAGCTATGCCGATACGGCGGAAAACCTGCGCAACGCCATGGTGAAGAATCCGTACCTGAAGGTCTGGGTCGCCTCCGGCCTCTTCGACCTAGCCACGCCGCACTACGCAGCCGAGTACACCATGTCCCACCTGGGGATCGGCGAAAAATTGCGGGAGAACGTGACCATCAGGCGTTACCGCTCGGGACACATGATGTACCTAGAGGCGGAAGCGCTGGCGCAGCTCAAAAAGGACGCCGCGAAGTTCATCGGCTCGGCCGTGAAGCGCTAG
- a CDS encoding electron transfer flavoprotein subunit beta/FixA family protein, with the protein MIVVACIKQVPDTTQVQIDPVTNTLVRDGIPFIINPYDGHALEESLRLKDSHGFKAVALSMGPPNAEATLRKALALGADRSILLSDRVFGGADTLSTSNVLSAAIDKLREDEEVGIVFCGKQTIDGDTAQVGPGIAVRLGFSQLTLVDRIEKIDLVERTITVRRKLEGRYEIVEARLPAMITVVRELNRPRYPTVPMRLASAKAEVEVWSNEQLQLDVNSVGLKGSPTWVSRIFSPERKEGEIVGDGMNDPAGAARLLLERLIEGDMLAV; encoded by the coding sequence ATGATAGTCGTCGCCTGTATCAAGCAGGTTCCCGATACGACGCAGGTACAGATCGATCCGGTGACCAACACGCTGGTGAGAGACGGGATTCCGTTCATCATCAACCCCTATGACGGTCACGCCCTGGAGGAGAGTCTGCGCCTCAAGGACAGCCATGGCTTCAAGGCGGTGGCGCTTTCCATGGGGCCGCCCAACGCGGAAGCCACACTCAGAAAGGCGCTCGCACTCGGAGCCGACCGGAGCATCCTTCTCTCCGACCGGGTCTTCGGCGGTGCGGATACCTTGTCCACCAGCAACGTGCTTTCCGCTGCCATCGACAAGCTCCGTGAAGATGAAGAAGTGGGGATCGTTTTTTGCGGCAAGCAGACCATCGACGGTGACACCGCCCAGGTCGGCCCCGGTATCGCAGTGCGCCTTGGCTTTTCCCAGCTGACCCTTGTCGATCGGATCGAGAAGATAGATCTGGTGGAGAGGACGATCACGGTAAGGCGGAAGCTGGAGGGGCGCTACGAGATCGTGGAAGCGCGACTGCCGGCGATGATCACCGTGGTGCGGGAATTGAATCGCCCGCGTTACCCGACCGTCCCCATGCGGCTTGCTTCAGCTAAGGCCGAAGTAGAGGTTTGGAGCAACGAGCAGTTGCAGCTCGATGTGAACAGCGTCGGACTCAAGGGCTCCCCCACCTGGGTAAGCCGGATCTTCTCTCCTGAGAGGAAAGAGGGGGAAATCGTCGGTGACGGCATGAACGACCCCGCGGGAGCCGCCCGCCTGCTGCTCGAGCGGCTGATCGAGGGGGATATGCTGGCGGTGTGA
- a CDS encoding OmpH family outer membrane protein, with translation MNRFATLLIGSALSSLVAAYGFAAESAPEAAKPAATPAAPAAVAPAAPAASVDAPLAAIKIGFVDMSKIAEESAEGKAATNALKTKSEKLRKKIEAQQKQLEKQKEAIQAKLPSMTPKERAAKGKEFEKKVDEYQKTVRASELEVNKLQDRLTKEVGGVIKKAASDYAKANGYLLVAEEKAVLFLDDKVKPKDLTDEIIAFMAKSK, from the coding sequence ATGAACAGGTTCGCAACGTTACTCATCGGCTCCGCCCTCAGCTCGCTTGTCGCCGCCTATGGTTTCGCCGCCGAGTCCGCACCTGAAGCGGCAAAGCCCGCTGCAACACCTGCCGCTCCGGCCGCCGTCGCTCCTGCCGCTCCCGCAGCATCTGTCGATGCCCCCCTGGCAGCAATCAAAATCGGCTTCGTCGACATGAGCAAGATCGCAGAGGAAAGTGCAGAGGGAAAAGCCGCCACCAACGCGTTGAAGACGAAGTCCGAGAAGCTCCGTAAGAAGATCGAGGCTCAGCAGAAGCAGTTGGAGAAGCAGAAAGAGGCCATCCAGGCGAAGCTTCCGAGCATGACTCCGAAAGAGCGTGCCGCCAAAGGGAAGGAGTTCGAGAAAAAAGTCGACGAGTACCAGAAAACGGTGCGCGCCAGCGAGCTCGAGGTGAACAAACTGCAGGACAGGCTGACCAAGGAGGTCGGCGGGGTCATCAAGAAGGCGGCATCCGACTACGCCAAGGCGAACGGGTACCTTCTCGTTGCCGAGGAGAAAGCCGTGCTCTTCCTCGACGACAAGGTGAAACCGAAGGACCTCACTGACGAGATCATAGCCTTCATGGCTAAGTCCAAGTAA
- a CDS encoding electron transfer flavoprotein subunit alpha: MTEPQKLKKPRGKARVISGKCIACGARCQSVCPVNGVDMSEQGEPIISADKCIGCVKCVKACPAGALEMFYTPEELAIIASFEKHGGEEVDEEELERRRRISAYKGVWVFIEQNDGEAAKVSWELTGVGRELADKLGVPLSAVIIGSGIQPLADLAFSYGADQAYLINDPVFRQYRTEPFLEAMCYLIGKHKPEVVLMGATGMGRDLAGAVATRVKTGLTADCTGLGIDQKGNLMQTRPAFGGNIMATIMCDRFRPQMATVRPHVMSMPAQRAGATGTIIKESCPVSEASIFTRVLEVITEKGGKERVDVAGAEFIVSGGRGLMAKENFAMLEELADELGGVVGGSRSAVDAGWLPQDRQVGQTGKTVRPKIYIACGISGAIQHLVGMQDSDVIIAINRDAEAPIFEVATFGIVGDLFEVVPALTAGIRDMKGNAGEACALVSKQ; this comes from the coding sequence ATGACTGAACCCCAAAAGTTAAAAAAACCGCGCGGCAAGGCGCGGGTGATAAGCGGCAAGTGCATCGCCTGCGGCGCACGCTGCCAGAGTGTTTGCCCGGTTAATGGCGTAGATATGAGCGAACAGGGCGAACCGATCATCTCTGCCGACAAATGCATCGGCTGCGTGAAGTGCGTTAAGGCGTGCCCGGCAGGCGCACTGGAGATGTTCTACACCCCGGAAGAGCTGGCCATCATCGCGAGCTTCGAGAAACACGGCGGCGAAGAGGTGGACGAGGAGGAACTCGAGCGCCGGCGCAGGATCTCGGCCTACAAGGGAGTCTGGGTCTTCATCGAACAAAACGACGGCGAAGCGGCCAAGGTCTCCTGGGAACTCACCGGCGTCGGGCGAGAACTCGCAGATAAGCTCGGCGTCCCGCTCTCGGCGGTGATCATCGGCAGCGGCATCCAGCCTCTTGCCGACCTCGCTTTCAGCTACGGGGCCGACCAAGCCTATCTCATCAACGATCCCGTGTTCCGCCAGTACCGCACCGAGCCCTTCCTCGAGGCGATGTGCTACCTCATCGGCAAGCATAAGCCCGAGGTTGTGCTGATGGGGGCGACCGGGATGGGACGTGATCTCGCAGGCGCCGTGGCGACACGGGTGAAGACCGGGCTCACCGCCGACTGCACCGGTCTTGGCATCGATCAGAAAGGGAACCTGATGCAGACCCGCCCGGCCTTCGGCGGCAACATCATGGCCACCATCATGTGCGACCGATTCCGTCCTCAGATGGCGACGGTCCGTCCGCACGTGATGTCCATGCCAGCGCAGCGCGCAGGCGCCACCGGAACCATCATCAAGGAGAGCTGTCCCGTATCGGAGGCGTCGATCTTCACGCGCGTACTCGAGGTCATAACAGAAAAGGGGGGCAAGGAGAGGGTGGACGTGGCGGGAGCGGAATTCATCGTCTCCGGCGGCCGCGGCCTCATGGCCAAGGAGAACTTCGCCATGCTCGAGGAACTTGCCGATGAACTGGGTGGTGTGGTGGGGGGCTCGCGCAGCGCTGTCGACGCAGGTTGGCTCCCGCAAGACCGACAGGTTGGACAGACCGGGAAGACGGTGCGTCCGAAGATCTACATAGCCTGCGGCATCTCGGGCGCCATCCAACACCTGGTCGGGATGCAGGACTCAGACGTCATCATCGCCATCAACCGCGACGCCGAAGCGCCCATCTTCGAGGTGGCGACCTTCGGCATCGTCGGCGACCTCTTCGAAGTGGTGCCGGCACTCACCGCCGGGATTAGGGACATGAAAGGAAATGCCGGGGAAGCATGTGCGCTAGTCTCAAAGCAGTGA
- a CDS encoding DUF3443 family protein yields MRYVNLSALLTICYLFIMTGCGGGGGGGSHPSLTSITITPDASTLTVGSTTQLTATGTYSDDSTRNITNDVTWSSSAAGTATVSNTQGSKGVVTVISQGAVTITASLGDVSDSTALTTIPSANAANVMKVTVNGSLCAAGSYINKPCVSVTICNPDLSACQTVNDILLDTGSFGLRIFQQAIPTLTLPPVASGEGALTGCVEFADGSSLWGPIRRAMVKLGDEPYVSVPIQVINSSFGSLPLPCSNADPTPVSSGFTGILGVGLFKEDSGLDCAFTAANGVYYSCIGTSCTGAAVPLSDQVQNPVAALSTDGNGVIVQLPSVPLGGASSIDGSLILGIGTRSNNTLTSPTVLRTDSTGDVTTVIDSISSFGFFDTGSNALFFPNPDSSLLPVCPSPNTDWYCPPATRTLSATNTAATGSPSSTVNFSISSLETLLNTSNNVFVDIGGPSSFGFDWGLPFFMGRSVAFGIESETSPLGIGPYVAY; encoded by the coding sequence ATGAGATACGTTAACCTATCGGCGTTGCTCACCATCTGTTACCTCTTCATCATGACCGGGTGCGGCGGCGGGGGTGGCGGTGGTTCGCACCCCTCCCTGACCTCAATCACGATCACGCCTGACGCCTCCACGCTCACCGTCGGCTCAACAACACAGCTCACCGCGACAGGCACCTATTCCGACGACAGCACCAGGAACATCACAAACGACGTTACCTGGAGTTCGTCTGCCGCAGGCACGGCGACGGTAAGCAACACGCAGGGGAGCAAGGGGGTGGTCACCGTCATCTCCCAAGGGGCGGTAACCATCACCGCGTCGCTTGGGGATGTTTCCGATTCCACCGCACTCACTACGATACCATCCGCCAATGCGGCAAACGTCATGAAGGTTACGGTGAACGGATCGCTCTGTGCCGCCGGAAGCTACATCAACAAGCCCTGCGTCAGCGTCACCATCTGCAACCCCGACCTCTCCGCATGTCAGACCGTGAACGACATCCTGCTCGACACAGGCAGCTTCGGTCTGCGCATTTTCCAGCAGGCCATCCCAACACTCACCCTGCCGCCGGTCGCAAGCGGCGAAGGAGCCCTCACCGGATGCGTAGAATTTGCTGACGGGAGCTCGCTTTGGGGACCGATCCGCAGGGCGATGGTGAAACTTGGCGACGAGCCGTACGTCTCAGTGCCGATCCAGGTAATCAACTCCAGCTTCGGGTCGCTCCCCCTCCCCTGCTCCAACGCTGACCCCACGCCGGTATCTTCCGGCTTCACCGGCATCCTCGGGGTCGGCCTCTTCAAGGAGGACAGCGGTCTCGACTGTGCCTTTACCGCCGCAAACGGGGTCTACTACAGCTGCATCGGGACATCCTGCACCGGCGCTGCGGTACCGCTCTCGGACCAGGTGCAAAACCCGGTGGCCGCCCTGTCCACTGACGGCAACGGTGTTATCGTCCAACTACCGTCGGTACCGCTTGGCGGCGCCTCCTCCATCGACGGTTCGCTCATCCTCGGGATCGGCACCAGGAGCAACAACACGCTCACCTCCCCGACCGTGCTGCGTACCGATTCCACCGGGGACGTGACCACAGTGATCGACAGCATCAGTTCCTTTGGTTTCTTCGATACCGGCTCCAATGCGCTGTTCTTCCCAAACCCGGACTCGTCGCTGCTGCCGGTCTGCCCCTCCCCGAACACGGACTGGTACTGCCCACCGGCAACCAGGACGCTTTCCGCGACCAACACCGCGGCGACCGGCTCACCCTCCTCTACCGTCAATTTCAGCATCTCCAGTCTTGAAACGCTGCTCAACACATCGAATAACGTTTTCGTCGACATCGGCGGTCCATCAAGTTTCGGCTTCGACTGGGGACTTCCATTCTTCATGGGCCGCAGCGTCGCCTTCGGCATCGAGAGCGAGACCTCGCCGCTCGGCATCGGCCCATATGTCGCATATTGA
- a CDS encoding 4'-phosphopantetheinyl transferase family protein gives MREVAGLEGAEVSYRLLSLERTAAERARLESFLSDAELRRGSRLLDTVKRDEFMVGRGLVREVLAELLCVEPRAVEFCEGEFGKPYLRGQEELQDGLRFNASHSGGKLLLAATRSCEIGVDLEEIREDLAFRPMAERYFSLREKEELFGLDPAEQLEAFYRCWTRKEAYMKGTGSGFSQPSTGFDVSLLPGAPPALLGHRGDPGEVQRWSIVDLDAGPGYCAALAVFSPSPSTSS, from the coding sequence GTGAGAGAGGTAGCGGGACTGGAAGGCGCGGAGGTAAGCTACCGTCTTCTTTCCCTCGAACGCACGGCGGCCGAGCGGGCGCGTCTGGAAAGCTTTCTGTCCGATGCGGAGTTGCGCCGCGGTTCGAGGCTTCTGGACACTGTAAAACGTGATGAGTTCATGGTCGGGCGCGGCTTGGTCCGGGAAGTGCTTGCGGAGCTTCTGTGCGTGGAGCCGCGTGCAGTCGAGTTTTGCGAAGGAGAGTTCGGGAAGCCGTACCTGCGCGGGCAGGAGGAGCTTCAAGACGGGCTGCGCTTCAACGCTTCGCACTCAGGTGGAAAGCTGCTTTTAGCGGCAACTCGCAGCTGCGAGATCGGCGTCGACCTGGAAGAGATCAGGGAGGATCTGGCGTTTCGCCCTATGGCGGAGCGCTATTTTTCTTTGCGGGAGAAAGAGGAGCTTTTTGGGCTGGACCCCGCGGAGCAGTTGGAGGCCTTCTACCGCTGCTGGACCAGGAAGGAAGCGTACATGAAGGGGACTGGAAGCGGCTTTTCGCAGCCTTCCACCGGTTTCGACGTCTCGCTTCTTCCCGGCGCGCCGCCGGCCCTGCTGGGGCATCGTGGGGATCCGGGAGAGGTTCAAAGATGGAGCATCGTCGATCTCGACGCCGGTCCCGGCTACTGCGCCGCGCTGGCGGTCTTTTCTCCTTCCCCCTCTACTTCATCCTGA
- a CDS encoding DUF2844 domain-containing protein produces the protein MNLRCLMPLCLAATICFCHGRAEATLGEPADTIAKDKKALAAVSQKSFSSARFRVQQLASGTTRTAIREYVSPTGVVFAVAWNGLVHPDLKVLLGSYHDDYRKALSRRTRNPGRREMKLASKRLVVETWGHMRNLQGRAYLPALLPEGVKIDEIR, from the coding sequence ATGAACCTGCGTTGCCTCATGCCGCTCTGCCTTGCGGCCACCATCTGCTTCTGTCACGGCCGGGCAGAAGCAACTCTCGGTGAGCCGGCCGACACGATCGCAAAGGACAAAAAGGCGTTGGCGGCTGTGTCCCAAAAGTCATTCAGCAGCGCGCGTTTCCGGGTGCAGCAATTGGCATCCGGAACGACCAGGACCGCGATAAGGGAGTACGTGTCTCCCACCGGCGTCGTCTTCGCGGTGGCTTGGAACGGACTCGTTCACCCGGATCTCAAGGTGCTACTCGGCTCCTACCACGACGACTACCGAAAGGCGCTCTCGCGCCGGACTCGCAATCCTGGGCGCAGGGAGATGAAACTAGCGTCGAAACGGCTGGTCGTGGAGACGTGGGGACACATGCGCAATCTGCAAGGGCGGGCATACCTTCCGGCACTGCTCCCCGAAGGAGTGAAGATCGATGAGATACGTTAA